The following nucleotide sequence is from Pseudobutyrivibrio ruminis HUN009.
CTTTTACTTATTATGCCCAGATTGTGGGGGCAATGTCCCCACAATCTGGGCATAATAATAGACCAAAAATTCTAGGCGTCCCAATAGTCGCTGATCTATGAAAAAACTTTATAATCGCTTTTTATCAATACCTAAAAAATGGCGGGAAATTCTTCCCGCCTACGGTGATCCAAAGAGCTCTCGCCCAGATCACTATTATAGTACCATAATATTTAAGCAGTGCAAACAACTCAAAATCTTTCTGCATTTGCAATTTGCATTTTCTGCACATTTCTATTTTATAAAATCATGTTGTTACACCATTATCTACTTAATACATCTAGGTCAGAATCCTCATATCTATTTTGCCCTGGTAAACTCTTTTTGTATTTCCAACATTTGCTTTTAGCCATTTCTGAAACTGTACATTAAAAGAAAATGTTTTACCAATTTTTTCCTTGAAAAAGGCTCTATGCTTTTCTGAACAAACTATATTTTGTGATTGTATCTTCAGTTATTACACCTACGTCAATAGAGTACCTCTTTGTCTTAGTTACCTTCTTAACTTTTCCAATCTCAAGATAATAAGCAATTCTATCAGTAAGCTCTACCTTTCCTCCTATTGTTGCTAAAAACTTTTTATAAACAACTCCATATCCACACAATTCCAGATGCCGATTGGCATCTGGCACTCTCTTCTTGCATACTCCGTAAACCCTATCGCTTCATAACAATGCCTTGCGCTCTCATTATTCTCGAATACGCCCAGGTCAATTCTTGTGGCAGTCATATTTTCCTTTACATACTCTATTCCAAGCTTGAGCAGCTCTTTTCCGTATCCCTTTCCCCGAAACTCAGGACTCACAATTACAAAACCAAATCGAACAGAACTGTCATCGTCATCTCTCGGATACCTTATGATGAAATGTCCAATAATATCCTCATTATCATCCACTGCAGTGAGAGGAATGAATCTCCCCGTTTCAAGCTGAGAGGCATAATTATCATTAATATCTTCGCCTGAAAGCGGATACTTATTATATCTGTCAGCAGACCATTTGTATAATTCCTCCTCCGATCTGAGCCACCCGGTTATTATCTGAGCATCTTCTTTTTTGAAATCTCTCAATATCATCATTATCTACCCTCCATCCTCCTGAATTTATTTTATTAAATATTTACGAAATAAACAATGCGGGGGCATTTGCAGCCTGCGATGAGACCTTTGCAGCAATATGTAAAGTAACTATAATAATCTACATATATCATAATTTGGTTCTTGATTAAGCATAAATCTTGTTATATATTTTTGTTGTTTTTCAAATGCTCATTCGAGTGATAACTCCCTGATTTTACTATTAATTTAGAAAGGATATTAATGAACAAAACTTCATCACAAGAGCAAAGAATTGACGATTTAAAATCTGAGCTAGCTAAAATTACCAAGGAACTTTCCAAAGCCCCTAATGGGTCACTTAATGCGGTTAAAACTTCAAATGGTTTCAAATATTTTCAAATAGAAAAGAACCATGGAACTGTAAAAAGAACCTACATCAAAAAAGAAAAGATTGCATTAGCAACTGCCCTTGCCAAGAAGCGATATAACAAGGTTCGCAAGCAAGAAATTGAAAATGAGATAGCATCAATTAAACTAAAATTAGATAGAACTCCAAAAATCTCTTCAACAGATCTACTCTATAACATTCCAGGCTATAGTAATCTTCTTCAGGCCTTGCTAAATCCCAATTACATAAAACAGCAGAAATGGCTATCACAACCTTATATACATAATGACAAACACCAGGAAACACTTCGATTTAAAACATCTGCTGGAATTACCGTAAGATCTAAATCAGAGACGCTTATAGTTCGTGGATTATCAGATTATAGTATTCCATTTAAATATGAATGTGGGCTCGAGATTAATGGAACTATATATTTCCCAGATTTTACAATATATAAGGCTTCTGAAGACATTGAATTAATCTGGGAACACTTTGGAATGATGGACAATACTGAATATCGATTCAATGCAATGAACAAACTTAATAGTTATATCAACAAAGGCTATGTTCCAGGCCATAATCTGATATGTACCTTTGAAACTATTAATTCACCACTTACCGAAGATATTATTAAAAGAACAATTGAAGCTTACCTGCTGGACAAAAAGGTATAACCATCTATCATTATTGCTCTTAGTTATACCTTTTTGACTTCAATCCATTGTCTCATTACCCACTATAAGGTATAACCTTCCATAAATTCCTATGCCAGTTATACCTTTTTGACTTCATATTAGTCCCTCATAAATAATAAAAGGGTATAACTACCTCCCATATCAGCCCAAGATTATACCTTCAAAGAAAAAAGAGCCCTAAAAAACGCCGATTTGTTAACAAAGATCAAATTCATTTTTCACTATTATATCGTATTTACGAAATAAATTAAAAACTTCTGCCGTTTCCGACAGAAGTCTTCATAACTAAATTGTGCCGTCAGTGTCGGCACAATTCAATCTTTATTTCTCACTAATCTTATTCCACTCATAAGGAGTATTCTGGTACACGTAATAACACGGGCGCAAATTTTTCAAAGCCGCTCCTCCAGCGGGCTAAAAGGGCTTTTCCAAAACCGCGCTCCATTGCGCTCCATTTGTAAGTAGATGGAGCCATTAATTATGATCAAAACACCATTTTTGACATAATAATAGACCAGTTAGTCTGGGCGGCACCAGAGTTCTGGCCTATATAAACCACTTATAAATATCAAAAGGACCCTGATTTCTCAGAGTCCTCTGCGTTCTAAAAGATATTTGGCTACCGTCGCCTCTGTAGCATCTCTTTTGACCCATAGGGTGTGTGGTTGCAACGAAATTTACCACCTCAAATATCTCTTATTTGTATGAATATTGTATCAAGATTTCTCTTTTTTGTAAAGAACCTGCTTATTCCTCAAATAGCTTTGTAATCGTTTGTCACTGATTTTCCATCCAGAAATAATAGAATTAGCTAATTGCCCATTCTGCGAATCTGTACATATCTTTAAAACAATAAATGTATGCTGGTCAGGTTTTTCACTAGATTCAATCTTCTTTATAACAAGTCCAGTGTTTTCATGCTTACTGTCACTAATAATAAAATCTGGACTAATTATAGTATCCTTAAGTTCTATAAGAACGTCATTATATGCATCTGGATGATGATCTGCTATATGAATAACTGACTTGTTTGTTAAAACGACCCTATCTGTGTCAATATTCTCTGTGATGCATTTATATATATTTATATCTAAAGCGCATAATTCTTTAACTTCTAAGTCCACAGCAATTCATCCTCCACTTAATTACCGAACTAATATTACCATAGATACAGTTGTTTGAAAAATTATATTTTCCATTTCTGTGCATTTAAAACATAATCGACACGGTTATTTATATCTATTGACAGTTACTATATATGCCTTCAGTCAGTGGGCACCTGATCCTTGGCATAAAAATAGACCAGTACTTCTGGGCTCCACCAGAGTCGCTGGTCTATGTATATTTCTTCAGTTTTGCTCTCTAGAAAATCAAGCAACTCATCATATGTCTTGAACGGTTTATCCATAATTTCCCTATAAATAACGAAAGGCCCCCTCAGGAGCCTTCCGGACCAGAGGCTTCACAAGTTTCTCCAGTACGTTCACTAATAAAGATATTAGCATCATTGAAACAAATCGTCAATATCTCTCTTAAAGCTCTCGTCAACCGATTGTTCATCCTCATCTATTTGCTCATAATATTCATTTAGAGCTTGTAAAGCTTCATCTTTTTTATCGTCCATAACACCTATTATCCTTAACATTTAAAATGGGAATGCATATGCCGTAGCAATGTACATCCCCATTCAGTGGTTGATTTTTCCGTTGTCTGCCAACCTCCAGCACCTATGTCTGGAAAATATCAGGTTTTTCCGTTGCCTGCCAACCTCCAGCACCTATGTCTGGAAAAAGTATCAGATTTTAGGTGTCAACCCACCAAGGCATACGCCTTTCTTACTTACATAATATATCGGATTACTTCAAAAAAACAATATACATCTTTTCAAGTATAGATATCTTGCCTTATGAAGTTCATATAAGATAATTAACCAATAATTCACTTACGCCCCACTTTAAATTATCTATCACAACACAACGAAAGATAGCGGGCTGGACAGACTTGCTGTGATAAAAAAAATGAAAATTTACACTAGATTTTATCACATGAAGTCTCGGAAGCCGCATGCTGTCGTTGGTTTGTGATAAAAATTTGAGGATTTTGACTGATTTTTATCACAAGAAGTCTCAGCAGCCCCTTGTCTTCGTTCACTTGTGATAAATCCTAAGTCAAATCAGACAAAATTTATCACAGCCCAATGGAAGATAGCGGGCTGACAGGCTTCTTGTGATAAATCAAAAGTGCCGAAACCAAAAGGCAGCGGCACTTAAATCAATTCATTCTTTATTTCTCGCTAATCTTATTCCACTCGTAAGGGGTGTTCTGATATACGTAATAATTCAACCAGTTCGAATACAAGATATTCCCGTGGCTTCGCCACTGTAGCAGAGGCTTCTGCTCCGGATCGTCGTCTGGGTAATAATTTTCAGGCATTGCAATTTCAAGGCCTTTGCCCAAATCGCGCTTGTATTCGCTGTCTAGTGTGTAGCGGTCGTACTCTGGGTGGCCCATCACGAAGATGTTGCTTCCATCCTTAGACATGCACAGGAATACCCCGGCTTCCTCGCTCTTTGCGCACACTACCAAATCCTCGCATGCTTCGATATCCTCGGTGCGCACGCCAGTGTGACGGCTGTGTGGTGCATAGAAAACATCGTCAAAGCCACGCACAAGTGGTATCTTGCGATTCAATACTCGGTGTGGGAATACGCCAAATTTCTTTTCGTCCAAATCGTATTTATCGATGCCGTATCTGTAGTAAAGCCCCGCCTGGCATCCCCAGCACAGATGCAGAGTGGATGTCACATGTGTCTTTGTCCACTCAAAGATTTTGCACATCTCATCCCAGTATTCCACCTCTTCAAAAGGCATCTGCTCCAGTGGTGCGCCTGTGATGATAAGTCCATCGAAATATCTGTCATACACATCTTCTATCTTTTCATAGAAGTTGTTCAGATGAGTCTTGCTTGTGTTTTTGCTTTCGTGACTTCCTACTGTAAGGAAAGTCACATCCACCTGCAAAGGTGTGTTTGAAAGAGAACGTAACAACTGAAGCTCTGTGGCTTCTTTTAATGGCATCAGATTAAGAATCCCAATACTGATAGGTCTGATGTCCTGGTGGGTAGATCGATTTTCGTCCATGACGAAAATATTCTCATGCTCAAGTATTGCCTTTGCAGGTAAATCGTTTTGTGTTCTGATTGGCATACCTATTATTCTCCTCTGTTATTATAAAAAAATCCTTCTCAATTTATAATTTCTAATAATAACACAACCTACCTTCTTGTGCCATGCATCAATTGTTTATTCTTGTACATTCTTTCATCTGCAAGCAGATATACCGCATTGGCATCCTTGCCCTCGCATTCGTGGCGATACGCATATCCGATAGCTGCACTTCGATTGATGATTGGGTCCTTTTCGTTGAGCGTTGCAAGTGCATGCTTCATTCCATCTATCAAATAATCCACCTGTGACATGCTCTCTCCG
It contains:
- a CDS encoding DUF6434 domain-containing protein — translated: MKIQSQNIVCSEKHRAFFKEKIGKTFSFNVQFQKWLKANVGNTKRVYQGKIDMRILT
- a CDS encoding GNAT family N-acetyltransferase, whose amino-acid sequence is MMILRDFKKEDAQIITGWLRSEEELYKWSADRYNKYPLSGEDINDNYASQLETGRFIPLTAVDDNEDIIGHFIIRYPRDDDDSSVRFGFVIVSPEFRGKGYGKELLKLGIEYVKENMTATRIDLGVFENNESARHCYEAIGFTEYARRECQMPIGIWNCVDMELFIKSF
- a CDS encoding PBECR2 nuclease fold domain-containing protein, translating into MDLEVKELCALDINIYKCITENIDTDRVVLTNKSVIHIADHHPDAYNDVLIELKDTIISPDFIISDSKHENTGLVIKKIESSEKPDQHTFIVLKICTDSQNGQLANSIISGWKISDKRLQSYLRNKQVLYKKEKS
- the metA gene encoding homoserine O-acetyltransferase MetA, with protein sequence MPIRTQNDLPAKAILEHENIFVMDENRSTHQDIRPISIGILNLMPLKEATELQLLRSLSNTPLQVDVTFLTVGSHESKNTSKTHLNNFYEKIEDVYDRYFDGLIITGAPLEQMPFEEVEYWDEMCKIFEWTKTHVTSTLHLCWGCQAGLYYRYGIDKYDLDEKKFGVFPHRVLNRKIPLVRGFDDVFYAPHSRHTGVRTEDIEACEDLVVCAKSEEAGVFLCMSKDGSNIFVMGHPEYDRYTLDSEYKRDLGKGLEIAMPENYYPDDDPEQKPLLQWRSHGNILYSNWLNYYVYQNTPYEWNKISEK